In Diaphorobacter ruginosibacter, the genomic stretch GGGCGTGGGCGCTGCGGCGTGCCTGCCGAAAGCGTGGCGCGGCTCGCCCTGGGCGAGGGCCTGTGACAGGGGAACGAGCCTGTCGGAGGCCAGCGTGGCGTGCATGTACTGGCGCGCGTCGAGCGGCACGACCAGCGCGGGATGGTGGAACAGCACCGAGAAATCCGCATCGCCCTGCTGCAGCAATTGCACGGTTTCGGCGAGCGATCCGGTACGGATGTGGAGCTCGCCTTCGCCCAGCAGGTTGCGTACGCGCACCAGCCAATCAGCCACCACCGTGCGGGCGAGCGTGCGGCCGGTGGCCAGCGTCACGGTGCGCGCGTGCCGGCCGGCAATCGTCTGCAACTCGTCATGCGATTGCGTGAGGTTGCGGATGAGCTGCTCCGCCGTTTCCAGGAATGCCTCGCCGGCCGGTGTCAGCCGCACGGGGCCTCCGCCCGGCTGGACCAGCGGCGTGCCCGCCCAGGCTTCGAGCGCGCGGATGCGGCGCCCGAAGGCCGGATGCGTCACATGGCGCAATTCGGCTGCACGGGTGTAGCTGCGCTCCTGGGCGAGAGCGATGAAATCTTCCAGCCACTTCAATTGCATGGCCGGGACCTCTGAAGGGCGGTACTCAGGCGCGGGCCGCGTTGAGCGCGTCGCGCGTGGTCAGGGCGGCCTGGCGTGCAGCGGCGGCGAAGTCGTCGCCGGACGACGCATAGAGGATGGCACGCGAGGAGTTCACGGCGATCATGCCGTCCTGCGTGAGGCCCGCGCGTACGGTGGCAGCGGCATCGCCTCCCTGGGCGCCCACGCCGGGAATCAGCAGCGGCAGGGTGGGCGCCAGCGCGCGTACACGTTCGATCTCCGCAGGGTAGGTGGCGCCCACCACCAGGCCCAGCTGGCCGTTTTTGTTCCATGGGCCTTGCGCCTGGCGCGCCACATGCTCGTAAAGCAGGGGCTGGCCCTCGACGCTTGCCAGACGCTGGGCCTGCAGGTCGTTGCCACCCGGGTTGGATGTGCGGCACAGCAGGAACGCTCCCTTGCCGTGGTATTGCAGGTAGGGCTCGATCGAGTCGAAACCCATGAAGGGAGAGAGCGTCACCGCATCCGCTCCGTAGCGCTCGAAGGCTTCCTTGGCGTACTGCTCGGCCGTGGAGCCGATGTCACCGCGCTTGGCATCGAGGATCACCGGTACGTGCGGCGCATTGCAGCGCATGTGCTGCATCAGGCGCTCGAGCTGGTCTTCCGCGCCATGCGCAGCGAAATAGGCGATCTGGGGCTTGAACGAACCGGCCACATCGGCCGTGGCATCGACGATGGCCGCGCAGAAATCGTAGATTTTCTGTGCGTCGCCGCGCATGCCCTGCGGGAAGCGGCTGGGTTCGGGATCCAGGCCCACGCACAGCATGGAATTGTTTTGCGCCGAGGCGTTGCGCAGCATTTCGATGAAGGTCATGGGTGCGATTTTAGTGGGCTCAGCGAAATCTTCATCCCGCAGGCACAATCGGCCGCTATGCCTTCGTTTTCCCGTCGCCAGCTGGTGCTGCTGGTTTTGCTCACCTTGATCTGGGGCCTGAACTGGCCCGTGATGAAGCAGGGCATCGCCCACTATCCCCCTCTTACCTTCCGCGCGCTGTCCCTGCTGCTGGGCCTGCCGATCATCGGCATGGTCGTGGTCTACCAGAAGGCCTCGTTCAAGGTGCCGCGTTCGTTCTGGCCGATGCTGCTGGTGCTTGCGATTCCGAACATGGTGCTCTGGCACAGCATGATGATCCTGGCGATCCCGAATCTCTCGAGCGGCCGTGCGGCGATCCTGGGCTACACCATGCCCATCTTCTCCGCCGTGTTCGGCGGCCTGTTCTTCCGTGACCGCCTGCCGGCCCGCGCATGGATCGGCGTGGCGGCCGCGGCCATCGGCGTGCTGCTGTTGCTCTGGCACGAGCTGGAGGCGCTCGGCAGCCGACCTTTCGGCGTGAGCCTGATGCTGGTCTCAGCGGCCAGCTGGGCGATCGGCACGCAGCTGCTGCGACGCACGCGGATTCCCGTGCCGCTGATCACGCTGTCGTTCTGGATGGTGGCGATCGGTGCCGCCGCGTTGACCCTGATGGCGGTGATCTTCGAAGGCTCACAATTCCACGTACCCGAAGGCGCGGCGCTGTTCGGCGTGCTCTACAACGGCTTCCTGGCGCTCGGCTTCGCACAGGTGACGTGGTTCTTCCTGGCCCGCAACCTGCCGCCCGTGGCCTCGACCTTGAGCGTGATGCTGATCCCCGTGATCGGTCTGTTCAGCGGGTCGCTGTGGCTGGGGGAGCAGTTGCACTGGCAGGACTGGACCGCCGTTGTTCTCATGATGGTGGCCATCGCCTCCGTATTGTTGCCATCAGGAAAGAAGCAGGGCTGAGATCGCAGCTTGTGATGTGGTCTGTGCGATAGGGTGGCTGGTTCGACTTCTGCTCTCCGCCCTAAAAAAGACCTCCACAACAAGAACCGCCCCAAGGGGCCAGGACCATTCAGACAAGCCCAACCAAAGCTGAAGGCAAGTAAAAAGGGAACGTGTAGACCACGTTCCCTTTTTACATTGAGCCTGCTGCAAACCACCCAGAGTCGGTCAGGTCAGCAGTCCTGCCCTGGTCGCGTCCCCCGCTCAGCGTTGCGCACCCAGCAGGCGCTTGACGTCACGGTCCATGGGCAGGGCGTAGTCGTAGCCGCGGATGATGCGGCTGTCTTCGGTGCGCACCAGCTTCAT encodes the following:
- a CDS encoding LysR family transcriptional regulator; translated protein: MQLKWLEDFIALAQERSYTRAAELRHVTHPAFGRRIRALEAWAGTPLVQPGGGPVRLTPAGEAFLETAEQLIRNLTQSHDELQTIAGRHARTVTLATGRTLARTVVADWLVRVRNLLGEGELHIRTGSLAETVQLLQQGDADFSVLFHHPALVVPLDARQYMHATLASDRLVPLSQALAQGEPRHAFGRHAAAPTPYVAYARSLALGRLVEDHLAHHPDAPHLQRLMECDSPDAHLEYVLKGLGMSWLPWSLAHAEVAAGRLARAGDKRFDIRFDVRVYRPKRRLSPFAEAMWERLAVRS
- the pyrF gene encoding orotidine-5'-phosphate decarboxylase; its protein translation is MTFIEMLRNASAQNNSMLCVGLDPEPSRFPQGMRGDAQKIYDFCAAIVDATADVAGSFKPQIAYFAAHGAEDQLERLMQHMRCNAPHVPVILDAKRGDIGSTAEQYAKEAFERYGADAVTLSPFMGFDSIEPYLQYHGKGAFLLCRTSNPGGNDLQAQRLASVEGQPLLYEHVARQAQGPWNKNGQLGLVVGATYPAEIERVRALAPTLPLLIPGVGAQGGDAAATVRAGLTQDGMIAVNSSRAILYASSGDDFAAAARQAALTTRDALNAARA
- a CDS encoding DMT family transporter, with product MPSFSRRQLVLLVLLTLIWGLNWPVMKQGIAHYPPLTFRALSLLLGLPIIGMVVVYQKASFKVPRSFWPMLLVLAIPNMVLWHSMMILAIPNLSSGRAAILGYTMPIFSAVFGGLFFRDRLPARAWIGVAAAAIGVLLLLWHELEALGSRPFGVSLMLVSAASWAIGTQLLRRTRIPVPLITLSFWMVAIGAAALTLMAVIFEGSQFHVPEGAALFGVLYNGFLALGFAQVTWFFLARNLPPVASTLSVMLIPVIGLFSGSLWLGEQLHWQDWTAVVLMMVAIASVLLPSGKKQG